A window from Pseudobutyrivibrio ruminis HUN009 encodes these proteins:
- the gap gene encoding type I glyceraldehyde-3-phosphate dehydrogenase, giving the protein MAVRVAINGFGRIGRLAFRQMFGAEGYEVVAINDLTSPKMLAHLLKYDSSQGKYEHADEVSYTDDSIIVCGKEIKIYAFPDANNCPWGDLKVDVVLECSGFYTSKEKAQAHINAGARKVVISAPAGNDLPTIVYNTNHKTLKASDTIISAASCTTNCLAPMADALNKFAPIQSGIMVTIHAYTGDQMTLDGPQRKGDLRRSRAAAVNIVPNSTGAAKAIGLVIPELNGKLIGSAQRVPTPTGSTTILTAVVNKKDVTVEGINAAMKAAANESFGYNEDEIVSSDIVGMRFGSLFDSTQTMVSKISDDQYEVQVVSWYDNENSYTSQMVRTIKYFSELA; this is encoded by the coding sequence ATGGCAGTAAGAGTAGCAATCAACGGTTTTGGCCGTATCGGCCGTCTTGCATTCCGTCAGATGTTCGGAGCAGAAGGTTACGAAGTAGTAGCAATCAACGACTTAACTAGCCCAAAGATGTTAGCACATCTTTTAAAGTATGATTCATCACAGGGAAAGTATGAGCATGCAGATGAGGTTTCTTACACAGATGATTCAATCATCGTTTGCGGTAAGGAAATCAAGATTTATGCATTCCCAGACGCAAACAATTGCCCATGGGGTGACCTTAAGGTTGACGTAGTTCTTGAGTGCTCAGGATTCTACACATCAAAGGAAAAGGCACAGGCTCATATCAATGCAGGTGCTAGAAAGGTTGTTATCTCTGCACCAGCAGGAAACGATCTTCCTACAATCGTTTACAATACAAACCATAAGACACTTAAGGCTTCTGATACAATCATTTCAGCAGCTTCATGTACAACAAACTGCTTAGCACCAATGGCTGACGCACTTAACAAGTTCGCTCCAATCCAGTCTGGTATCATGGTAACAATCCACGCTTACACAGGTGATCAGATGACACTTGATGGCCCACAGAGAAAGGGTGATCTTCGTCGTTCACGTGCAGCAGCAGTTAACATCGTTCCTAACTCAACAGGTGCAGCAAAGGCTATCGGTCTTGTTATCCCAGAGCTTAACGGAAAGCTTATCGGATCTGCTCAGCGTGTTCCTACACCAACAGGTTCTACAACAATCCTTACAGCAGTTGTAAACAAGAAGGACGTTACAGTTGAGGGTATCAACGCAGCTATGAAGGCAGCAGCTAACGAGTCATTCGGTTACAACGAGGATGAAATCGTTTCTTCAGATATCGTAGGTATGAGATTTGGTTCTCTCTTCGATTCTACACAGACAATGGTTTCTAAGATTTCTGATGATCAGTACGAGGTACAGGTTGTTTCTTGGTATGATAACGAGAACAGCTACACATCTCAGATGGTTCGTACAATCAAGTACTTTAGCGAGCTCGCTTAA
- a CDS encoding phosphoglycerate kinase has product MALNKKTVDDINVKGRRVLVRCDFNVPLKAGEITDDTRIKAALPTINKLIADGGKVILCSHLGKVKNGPNEGESLAPVAKRLSEKLGKEVTFVSDYNVTGEAATKAVEAMKEGDVVLLQNTRFRGEEETKNGEAFSKELADLADDYVCDAFGSSHRAHASVAGVTKFITAKGGSNVVGYLMQKEIDFLGNAVENPVRPFVAILGGAKVADKLNVINNLLEKCDTLIIGGGMSYTFQKALGYEIGTSLCDDTKLDYCKEMLEKAKSMGKEILLPLDAVTIKEFPDPIDAPVECITYDTENMPADREGCDIGPKTVELFANKVKTAKTVLWNGPMGLFENPALAVGTKAVAQALAETDATTIIGGGDSAAAVNQMGFADKMSHISTGGGASLEFLEGKELPGVYAADDK; this is encoded by the coding sequence ATGGCATTAAATAAGAAGACAGTAGATGACATTAATGTTAAGGGCCGTCGCGTACTTGTTCGTTGCGATTTCAACGTACCTCTTAAGGCTGGTGAAATCACAGACGACACACGTATCAAGGCAGCTCTTCCTACAATCAACAAGCTTATTGCTGATGGTGGAAAGGTTATTCTTTGCTCACACCTTGGAAAGGTAAAGAATGGCCCTAATGAGGGCGAGTCACTTGCTCCAGTTGCAAAGCGTCTTTCAGAGAAGCTTGGCAAGGAAGTAACATTCGTTTCTGATTACAACGTAACAGGCGAAGCTGCTACAAAGGCAGTTGAGGCTATGAAGGAAGGAGATGTAGTTCTTCTTCAGAATACTCGTTTCCGTGGCGAGGAAGAGACAAAGAACGGTGAGGCATTCTCTAAGGAACTTGCTGATCTTGCAGATGATTATGTATGCGATGCTTTCGGTTCATCACACAGAGCTCACGCTTCTGTAGCTGGTGTTACAAAGTTCATCACAGCTAAGGGTGGTTCAAACGTAGTTGGATACCTTATGCAGAAGGAAATCGACTTCCTTGGCAACGCCGTTGAGAATCCTGTACGTCCATTCGTTGCAATTCTTGGTGGCGCAAAGGTAGCTGATAAGCTTAACGTTATCAACAACCTTCTTGAAAAGTGCGACACACTTATCATTGGTGGTGGTATGTCTTACACATTCCAGAAGGCTCTTGGTTACGAAATCGGTACATCACTTTGCGATGATACAAAGCTTGATTACTGCAAGGAAATGCTTGAGAAGGCAAAGAGCATGGGTAAGGAAATCCTTCTTCCACTTGATGCTGTTACAATCAAGGAGTTCCCAGATCCAATCGATGCTCCAGTAGAGTGCATTACATACGATACAGAAAATATGCCAGCTGACAGAGAGGGCTGCGATATCGGACCTAAGACAGTTGAGCTTTTCGCTAACAAGGTTAAGACAGCTAAGACAGTTCTTTGGAACGGACCAATGGGTCTTTTCGAGAACCCAGCACTTGCTGTAGGTACAAAGGCAGTTGCTCAGGCACTTGCTGAGACAGATGCTACAACAATCATCGGTGGTGGTGATTCAGCAGCAGCTGTTAACCAGATGGGATTTGCTGACAAGATGAGCCACATCTCTACAGGTGGTGGAGCATCACTTGAGTTCCTTGAGGGTAAGGAGCTTCCAGGCGTTTACGCAGCAGACGACAAATAA
- the tpiA gene encoding triose-phosphate isomerase codes for MARRRIIAGNWKMNMTPSEAVKLVAELKDLVKNDDVDVVYCVPAIDIVPVVEAVKGTNVNVGAENFYIEDKGAFTGEISAPMLVDAGVKYVIMGHSERRDIFGENDILINAKVKKAFAAGLTPILCCGESLALRKAGTYKEWIERQITWDLSGVTADQVKNLVIAYEPIWAIGTGETATADQAEEVCGFIRELIAKLYDGATAEAVRIQYGGSMNASNAAELLSKPNIDGGLIGGASLKPDFGKIVNA; via the coding sequence ATGGCAAGAAGAAGAATTATTGCCGGCAACTGGAAGATGAACATGACACCTTCTGAGGCTGTAAAGCTTGTTGCTGAGCTTAAGGATTTAGTAAAGAACGATGATGTAGACGTAGTATACTGCGTACCTGCAATCGATATCGTTCCTGTAGTAGAGGCTGTAAAGGGCACAAACGTAAACGTTGGTGCTGAGAACTTCTACATCGAGGATAAGGGTGCTTTCACAGGCGAGATTTCAGCTCCTATGCTTGTAGACGCTGGTGTTAAGTACGTTATCATGGGTCACTCTGAGAGACGTGACATCTTTGGTGAGAACGATATTCTCATCAATGCAAAGGTTAAGAAGGCATTCGCTGCTGGTCTTACACCAATCCTTTGCTGTGGCGAGTCACTTGCACTTCGCAAGGCTGGCACATACAAGGAGTGGATTGAGCGTCAGATCACATGGGATCTTTCAGGCGTTACAGCTGACCAGGTAAAGAACCTTGTTATCGCTTACGAGCCAATCTGGGCTATCGGTACAGGTGAGACAGCTACAGCTGATCAGGCAGAAGAAGTTTGCGGATTCATCCGTGAGCTTATTGCTAAGCTTTATGATGGTGCTACAGCAGAGGCTGTTCGTATTCAGTACGGCGGATCTATGAATGCGTCTAACGCTGCTGAGCTTCTTAGCAAGCCAAACATTGATGGTGGTCTTATCGGTGGAGCTTCACTTAAGCCAGATTTCGGTAAAATCGTTAATGCTTAA
- a CDS encoding tetratricopeptide repeat protein — translation MKRKFRLYFMLGLCSLSLIACGKKEEEEVEDTVDTTEQVAFDDVEVEDYTVLSYSELEVLAYEDDTDAQVMLGRMLEYGTEDVKQDFAEAISWYQMASDSGNVDGTCALGYFYLTGTGVEQDLEKAEELFDAAIEGGSDNAYVGKARVIMASLPEAFFADESDEDIDIADTDESEEIEISSEDEEKAEEAYDYIYKAQIAGDIDGTYYLGYAYEHGIGIAQDYKKAFDYYSRVTKSDSTDLADQYAINLANTAVGLLYVKGNGVEVDTEKAIEYFTAASDNGYAKASYYLGQIYENGLDVDRDYEKAMEYYLIAADADYAPALNQIGYMYYNGFGVDVDFASAVYYQKLAALQGYAIAQVNLGFLYENGYGVERNLETALSYYEMAADSGYEGAMEAVVRVKAQINEEM, via the coding sequence ATGAAACGAAAATTTCGTTTATACTTTATGTTGGGCCTTTGCTCACTTTCACTTATTGCCTGCGGCAAGAAAGAGGAAGAGGAAGTAGAGGATACAGTAGATACTACTGAACAGGTCGCATTTGACGACGTGGAAGTTGAGGATTATACAGTCCTTTCATATAGTGAGCTTGAAGTTCTTGCATATGAGGACGACACTGACGCACAGGTTATGCTTGGTCGTATGCTAGAGTACGGCACAGAGGATGTTAAACAGGATTTTGCAGAGGCGATTTCTTGGTATCAAATGGCATCTGATTCAGGAAATGTTGACGGTACATGTGCACTTGGCTATTTCTATTTAACAGGCACAGGCGTCGAGCAGGATTTAGAAAAAGCAGAGGAGCTTTTTGATGCTGCCATTGAGGGTGGCTCAGATAATGCTTACGTTGGCAAAGCCAGAGTTATAATGGCTTCATTACCAGAAGCGTTTTTCGCTGATGAATCTGATGAGGATATCGATATCGCTGACACAGATGAATCAGAAGAAATAGAAATCTCATCAGAAGATGAAGAAAAAGCAGAAGAAGCTTATGATTACATATACAAGGCTCAGATTGCTGGAGATATCGATGGTACATATTATCTTGGGTATGCATATGAGCATGGTATTGGCATTGCACAGGATTACAAAAAGGCTTTTGATTACTATTCAAGAGTTACGAAATCAGACAGCACAGATTTAGCAGATCAGTATGCTATCAATCTTGCTAATACAGCCGTTGGTCTTCTTTACGTAAAAGGCAATGGAGTAGAGGTAGATACAGAAAAGGCTATTGAGTATTTCACAGCTGCTTCTGACAACGGCTATGCTAAGGCTAGCTATTACCTAGGCCAGATATATGAAAATGGCTTAGATGTTGATAGAGATTATGAAAAAGCGATGGAGTATTATCTTATCGCAGCAGATGCAGACTACGCACCAGCTCTTAACCAGATTGGTTACATGTATTACAATGGATTTGGTGTAGATGTAGATTTTGCATCGGCAGTTTATTACCAAAAGCTTGCAGCATTGCAAGGTTATGCAATTGCTCAGGTTAATTTAGGTTTTCTTTATGAAAACGGGTACGGGGTTGAGAGGAATTTGGAAACAGCTTTGTCGTATTATGAAATGGCGGCTGATTCGGGTTATGAAGGCGCTATGGAGGCTGTTGTCCGAGTAAAGGCACAGATTAATGAAGAAATGTAA
- a CDS encoding CapA family protein — translation MKKCNFCIAIVTVVISLLTGCGHKTIEVDTVNLEANEPEIIEIADLTDAWDTILNNSTIEFIGGHPIDESFLAMITSEYGEDVIEEIASYANFQTPEIWYQLTGKSIHVLWYEYCMDTGLQSYSYDKTYVIDKPIYGDIVLDFTGDLSFAEGIATTEFMDSQINGIEDCFSADLLEEMREADILLINNEFAYTNRGAPLAGKAYTFKADPSRVALLEELGVDAVSVANNHVYDYDEIGFLDTLNTLNLQGIPFVGAGVNLEEAKKPIYFIVGGRKIAIVAATQIERTLNYTKEATGVTPGVMKCLHPEAFCETISEAKANADYVIVFPHWGTEGTANYGGDQTALARAFVEAGADVIIGGHTHCLQTIEYMDDVPIYYSLGNYWFSTTSNMPSSYDTGLAQIHIKQDGSIDSYFIPCSFNAGVTSLLGSEDMAYSNIIDGLNTLSSSAKIDKDGRISKK, via the coding sequence ATGAAGAAATGTAACTTTTGCATAGCGATAGTTACGGTTGTTATCTCTTTACTAACAGGATGCGGACACAAAACAATTGAGGTTGATACCGTAAATCTAGAAGCTAATGAGCCGGAAATCATTGAGATTGCGGATTTAACGGACGCGTGGGACACCATATTAAATAATAGTACAATCGAGTTTATAGGAGGTCATCCTATAGACGAGTCTTTTCTTGCGATGATTACATCTGAATATGGCGAAGATGTAATTGAGGAAATTGCTAGTTATGCAAATTTCCAAACGCCAGAAATTTGGTATCAACTTACTGGCAAGAGTATTCATGTGCTTTGGTACGAGTATTGCATGGATACAGGCTTGCAAAGTTATTCCTATGACAAAACATACGTAATTGACAAGCCAATCTATGGAGACATAGTTCTTGATTTTACTGGAGATTTGTCGTTTGCAGAAGGAATAGCCACAACAGAATTTATGGATAGCCAAATCAATGGAATAGAAGATTGCTTTTCAGCAGACTTGCTAGAAGAAATGCGAGAGGCAGATATTCTTCTTATAAATAATGAATTTGCCTATACAAACAGAGGGGCTCCTCTTGCTGGAAAGGCATATACATTTAAAGCAGATCCAAGTCGAGTTGCTTTACTGGAAGAGCTTGGAGTTGACGCAGTTAGTGTAGCCAACAATCATGTCTATGACTATGATGAAATTGGATTTTTAGATACATTAAATACCCTAAATTTACAAGGCATCCCTTTTGTAGGGGCAGGAGTAAATCTTGAGGAAGCCAAAAAGCCAATATACTTTATTGTTGGTGGCAGAAAGATAGCCATTGTGGCAGCTACTCAGATAGAAAGAACTCTTAATTATACAAAGGAAGCCACAGGCGTTACGCCAGGTGTTATGAAATGCCTACACCCGGAGGCCTTTTGTGAGACTATTTCAGAGGCGAAAGCAAATGCAGACTATGTTATTGTTTTTCCTCACTGGGGTACAGAAGGCACTGCCAATTATGGTGGTGACCAGACGGCACTTGCTAGAGCATTTGTTGAAGCAGGTGCAGATGTAATAATAGGAGGGCATACCCATTGCCTTCAGACAATTGAGTATATGGATGATGTGCCTATCTACTACAGCTTGGGCAACTACTGGTTCTCAACAACCAGCAACATGCCATCATCATACGATACAGGATTAGCACAGATTCATATAAAACAGGATGGAAGCATAGATTCATACTTTATTCCATGTAGTTTTAATGCAGGAGTTACAAGCCTGCTTGGTTCAGAAGATATGGCTTACAGCAATATCATAGATGGTCTGAATACCTTGTCATCATCAGCAAAGATTGATAAGGACGGACGTATTAGTAAAAAATAA
- the gpmI gene encoding 2,3-bisphosphoglycerate-independent phosphoglycerate mutase, producing the protein MSKKPVVLMVLDGYGLNDNPKGNAIAMAKTPVMDKLMAECPFVAGQASGMFVGLPDGQMGNSEVGHMNIGAGRIIYQDLTRITKAINDGEFFENKVLLEAIDNAKKTGGDIHLWGLLSDGGVHSHIEHLYGMLEMCKKNGLTNVFVHAFLDGRDTPPASGKDFLEALQSKMDEIGVGKIASLSGRYYAMDRDNNWDRVEKAYNSLVKGEGVLATSVSDAMQKSYDDGVTDEFVLPTVITDADGKPLSVVKNGDSVVFFNFRPDRAREITRAFCDDKFTGFDREFLNLYYACFKDYDETIPNKHIAFEKESISNTFGEFLANNGLKQLRLAETEKYAHVTFFFNGGVEEPNKGEERILVNSPKDVATYDLKPEMSAPEVGAKLVDAIKSNKYDVIVINFANPDMVGHTGVIEAAVAAVERVDSLVGEAVEAVKEMDGALFICADHGNAEKMIDYETGEPHTAHTTNPVPFILVNYDSDYTLREGGALCDIAPTLIEIMGLEQPKEMTGKSLLVRK; encoded by the coding sequence ATGAGTAAGAAACCTGTAGTACTTATGGTTCTCGATGGATATGGTCTTAATGACAATCCTAAGGGAAATGCCATTGCAATGGCAAAGACACCTGTTATGGACAAACTTATGGCTGAATGTCCATTCGTAGCAGGTCAAGCATCTGGAATGTTTGTTGGACTTCCAGATGGACAGATGGGTAACTCAGAAGTTGGACATATGAACATCGGCGCAGGCCGCATTATTTACCAGGATTTAACTCGTATTACAAAGGCAATCAATGATGGCGAGTTCTTCGAAAATAAAGTTCTACTTGAAGCTATCGATAATGCAAAAAAGACTGGCGGAGACATTCACCTTTGGGGTCTTCTTTCAGACGGTGGTGTACATAGCCACATCGAGCACCTTTACGGTATGCTTGAAATGTGCAAGAAGAACGGTCTTACAAATGTATTCGTTCACGCTTTCCTTGATGGACGTGATACTCCACCAGCATCTGGTAAGGATTTCTTAGAGGCACTTCAGTCTAAGATGGACGAAATCGGTGTTGGTAAGATTGCTTCACTTTCTGGTCGTTACTACGCAATGGACCGTGACAACAACTGGGACCGTGTTGAGAAGGCTTACAACTCCCTTGTTAAGGGTGAAGGCGTTCTTGCGACTTCAGTGTCTGATGCAATGCAGAAGTCTTATGACGATGGTGTAACTGATGAGTTCGTTCTTCCAACAGTTATTACAGATGCTGATGGAAAGCCTCTTTCAGTTGTTAAGAATGGTGATTCGGTTGTATTCTTTAACTTCCGTCCAGACCGTGCTCGTGAAATTACTAGAGCATTCTGTGATGACAAGTTCACAGGCTTCGATAGAGAGTTCTTAAATCTCTATTATGCTTGCTTCAAGGATTACGACGAGACAATCCCTAACAAGCACATTGCTTTCGAAAAAGAGAGCATTTCAAATACATTTGGTGAGTTTTTAGCAAACAATGGTTTAAAGCAGCTTAGACTTGCTGAGACAGAAAAATACGCACACGTTACATTCTTCTTCAACGGTGGTGTTGAGGAGCCTAACAAGGGTGAAGAAAGAATCCTTGTAAACTCTCCTAAGGATGTAGCTACATATGACCTTAAGCCTGAAATGTCGGCACCAGAGGTTGGAGCAAAGCTTGTAGATGCTATTAAGTCTAACAAGTACGATGTAATCGTTATCAACTTTGCTAACCCAGACATGGTTGGTCATACTGGCGTCATAGAGGCAGCTGTTGCAGCTGTAGAGCGTGTTGACTCACTTGTAGGTGAAGCCGTAGAGGCAGTTAAGGAGATGGATGGAGCATTATTCATCTGTGCTGATCACGGTAATGCAGAAAAGATGATTGATTATGAGACAGGAGAGCCACACACAGCTCACACAACAAATCCTGTTCCATTTATCTTAGTTAACTACGATAGTGACTACACACTCCGCGAGGGCGGTGCTCTTTGCGATATCGCTCCTACACTTATCGAAATCATGGGTCTTGAGCAGCCAAAGGAGATGACTGGAAAGTCACTTTTAGTTAGAAAGTAG
- a CDS encoding phosphoribosylaminoimidazolesuccinocarboxamide synthase → MKPIKEGKVREVYDNGDSIIMVATDRISAFDVILKNKIVNKGAVLTQMSKFWFELTKDIVPNHMLSTDVKDMPEFFQNDEYKGKSMMCKKLTMLPIECIVRGYITGSGWASYKENGTVCGIKLPEGLKESDKLPEPIYTPSTKAEIGDHDENISFERSIEVLEKEFPGHGLEYATALRDNTIALYKKCADYALTKGIIIADTKFEFGLDEDGNIVLADEMLTPDSSRFWPLEGYEAGHGQPSFDKQFVRDWLKANPDSDYLLPQDVIDKTIDKYLEAYKLLTGKALEV, encoded by the coding sequence ATGAAACCAATTAAAGAAGGAAAAGTAAGAGAAGTATACGATAACGGCGATAGCATTATTATGGTAGCAACAGATCGTATATCTGCATTCGATGTAATTCTCAAAAACAAAATTGTCAACAAGGGTGCAGTGCTTACACAGATGTCTAAGTTCTGGTTTGAACTTACAAAAGACATTGTTCCAAATCACATGCTTTCAACTGATGTAAAAGACATGCCAGAGTTCTTCCAGAACGATGAATACAAGGGCAAGTCAATGATGTGCAAGAAGCTTACAATGCTTCCAATCGAGTGCATCGTACGTGGTTACATCACAGGCTCTGGATGGGCCAGCTACAAAGAGAACGGTACTGTTTGTGGCATTAAACTTCCAGAAGGGTTAAAGGAATCAGATAAACTTCCTGAACCAATCTACACTCCTTCTACTAAAGCTGAAATTGGTGATCATGATGAAAATATCTCTTTCGAGCGTTCCATTGAAGTTCTTGAAAAGGAATTCCCTGGTCATGGCTTAGAATATGCAACTGCACTTCGCGATAACACAATCGCTCTTTACAAGAAGTGTGCAGATTATGCGCTTACTAAGGGAATTATTATTGCTGATACAAAGTTTGAGTTCGGACTTGATGAGGATGGTAACATTGTTTTAGCAGATGAGATGCTTACTCCAGACAGCTCTCGTTTCTGGCCACTTGAAGGTTACGAAGCAGGACATGGACAGCCATCATTTGATAAGCAGTTTGTACGTGATTGGCTTAAGGCTAATCCAGATTCAGATTACCTTCTTCCACAGGATGTTATCGATAAGACAATCGATAAATATCTTGAGGCATACAAGCTTTTAACTGGCAAAGCACTCGAAGTGTAA
- the purF gene encoding amidophosphoribosyltransferase, with protein MTDLKVKDMPWDDLHEECGVFAMYDFDGGEVASSIYYGLFALQHRGQESCGIAVSDTNGPKRNFALHKDMGLVNEVFNQEILEGMHGDIGVGHTRYSTAGSSTRENAQPLVLSYIKGILGMAHNGNLINAEELRDELSMTGAIFQTTIDSETIAYLIARERLKSATVEEAVARACDKIKGAYSLVVMSPRKLIAARDPQGFRPLCIGKRDNAYVIASETCALDTIGAEYIRDVEPGEIVTISPEFGIKSDKSRCIDKSRHGRCIFEYIYFARPDSIIDGQSVYDARIRAGRFLAQDSPVEADLVVGVPESGNAAAQGYSLESGIPYGTAFIKNSYVGRTFIKPKQASRQSSVQVKLNALKEVVKGKRIIMIDDSIVRGTTSDRIVKMLRDAGATEVHVRISSPPFLWPCYFGTDVPCREQLIAYNHSVDEIKDIIGADSLAYLDFNRLPQMVDGLEICHGCFDGEYPMEPPTKDIRGEYEK; from the coding sequence ATGACAGATTTGAAAGTAAAGGACATGCCATGGGACGATTTGCACGAGGAGTGCGGCGTCTTTGCTATGTACGATTTTGACGGTGGAGAGGTTGCCTCCTCGATTTATTATGGCCTTTTTGCCTTACAGCATAGAGGACAGGAGAGCTGTGGTATTGCAGTATCTGACACTAATGGACCAAAACGCAATTTTGCCCTTCACAAGGATATGGGATTAGTAAATGAAGTATTTAATCAGGAAATACTTGAGGGCATGCATGGAGATATTGGTGTAGGACATACTCGATATTCTACAGCTGGTTCTTCTACAAGAGAGAACGCACAGCCACTTGTTTTATCTTATATAAAGGGTATTCTTGGAATGGCCCACAATGGTAACCTTATCAATGCAGAGGAGCTTAGAGATGAGCTTTCTATGACAGGTGCCATTTTCCAAACAACAATCGATTCAGAAACAATCGCATATCTTATTGCAAGAGAGCGTTTAAAAAGTGCAACAGTTGAAGAGGCAGTTGCAAGAGCTTGTGACAAAATAAAGGGTGCATATTCCCTTGTTGTTATGTCACCTAGAAAGCTTATTGCAGCTCGTGACCCACAGGGCTTTAGACCACTTTGCATTGGTAAACGTGATAATGCATATGTAATTGCATCAGAGACATGTGCTCTTGATACAATCGGTGCTGAATACATCAGAGATGTAGAGCCAGGAGAAATCGTAACTATTTCACCTGAGTTTGGTATCAAATCTGATAAGAGCAGATGTATCGATAAGAGCAGGCATGGTAGATGCATTTTCGAATATATCTATTTTGCCAGACCAGACAGTATTATTGATGGACAGTCAGTATACGATGCTCGTATCAGAGCTGGTCGATTCTTGGCACAGGATTCACCAGTTGAAGCTGACCTTGTAGTTGGTGTTCCAGAATCTGGAAACGCAGCTGCACAGGGATATTCATTAGAATCAGGTATTCCATACGGGACAGCATTTATTAAGAACAGCTATGTAGGACGTACTTTCATCAAGCCTAAGCAGGCAAGCAGACAGTCCTCAGTTCAAGTAAAGCTTAACGCACTTAAAGAAGTAGTTAAGGGCAAGAGAATTATCATGATTGATGATTCTATTGTACGAGGCACTACATCAGATCGCATTGTAAAGATGCTTCGTGATGCTGGAGCTACAGAAGTGCATGTTCGTATTTCATCGCCACCATTTTTGTGGCCTTGCTATTTTGGTACAGATGTGCCATGCCGCGAGCAGCTAATTGCCTACAATCATTCAGTAGATGAAATAAAGGATATTATCGGAGCCGATTCACTTGCATACCTTGATTTCAATCGTCTTCCACAGATGGTTGACGGCTTGGAAATCTGCCACGGATGCTTTGACGGCGAATACCCAATGGAGCCACCAACTAAAGATATACGTGGTGAATATGAAAAGTAA